One genomic segment of Thunnus albacares chromosome 18, fThuAlb1.1, whole genome shotgun sequence includes these proteins:
- the sgsm1b gene encoding small G protein signaling modulator 1 isoform X2, whose product MGEAETRQKLLRNVKKEVKQIMEEAVTRKFVHADSSHIISFCAVVEACVLHGLKRRIAGLLCTNKVAALFMKVAKSFSPAEELCHKVQELEQLIENSKQNNSSLSNDRSRQSKLANLPPQALKHLWIRTALIEKLLDKIVLYLVENSSTFYEKEAMLMDPVDGPILASLLVGPCALEYTKVKTADHFWTDPSADELVQRHRIHSGHCRQDSPSRRPALIQKRQSSGSMDDRPLMWVRDYVESLHQNSRATLLFGKNNVLVQPRDDMEAIPGYLSLHQTADLMTLKWTPNQLMNGNVGELDSEKSVYWDYAMTIRLDEIVYLHCHQQVNSGGTVVLVSQDGIQRPPLHFPKGGHLLQFLTCLETGLLPHGQLDPPLWNQRGKGKVFPKLRKRSPHGSCDSVSDKEDDEATDYVFRILFPGNQMEFMALELMDQGMNMWQPTPRKSSCSSCSQNGSSDGSLPNGCNQERAPLKLLCDTMKYQIISRAFYGWLAYCRHLSTVRTHLSALVNTIIVDPDVPCDARGGLSVEVWGRFLKDSSAYEEQEIHRLVYFGGVAPSLRKEVWPFLLGHYQFNMTEKSRLEIDEQMRTMYEQTMKEWQGCEAIVRQREREKHAEALARCSSGASVERGPVQRDSTISTDSSISSSSDHQNTNSQSDSSSSTQVFASVEAVDQSETEPRPEEGEIQHSSPVKDIPKDTADSPQLPSCDPSSPSLSNLPTGSASSPPVTESAVGSTTSQQSAEASEVLNEQSTTGSQPAGEDALDLVAKDKVLETERMETVSESDAVEDSGISKSQEISEAEEKPEVVEKDTTTNEQSEVSKAVDTNMNLRSAPENTNVLKLETEIHNEYFQAPPLGQTLTFQAHKGKDHEVESFCLLTAEKDTNPPIEKKPETSEKTETTSERIPSEIIKACTTGSERKDAEVTVSDLAETKKDKAAEIPFEKPGSNSPVRQVLNALQSASRGSLSLASHSRQSPDTADSDDSPSALEMEDIPAGITCLTSEDIKARPLAGLAAPPVLLAQRDKMGSEDLVLDHHLDTACNTSPEGTDLGLSEEEPEMENVLTAAESAEVGGDSKHDESSDEQTYSQETLDMYLINLHRIDKDVRRCDRTYWYFTPENLEKLRNIMCSYVWQHLDTGYVQGMCDLLAPLLVILDDEVMAFSCFTELMKRMNQNFPHGGAMDSHFANMRSLIQILDSELFELMQQNGDYTHFYFCYRWFLLDFKREMVYDDVFSVWETIWAAKYTSSEHFVLFIALALVEMYRDIILENNMDFTDIIKFFNEMAERHNVPQVLMMARDLVHKVQTLIENK is encoded by the exons ATGGGAG AGGCCGAGACGCGTCAGAAATTGCTGCGCAATGTGAAAAAAGAG GTGAAACAAATTATGGAGGAGGCAGTAACGAGGAAATTTGTGCACGCAGACAGCAGCCACATCATATCCTTCTGTG ctgTAGTGGAGGCCTGTGTGCTTCATGGACTGAAGCGTCGTATCGCAGGCCTGCTGTGTACTAACAAGGTAGCAGCACTCTTCATGAAGGTGGCAAAAAGCTTTTCACCCGCTGAAGAACTCTGCCACAAGGTCCAGGAGCTGGAACAGCTCATCGAAAACAG caaGCAGAACAATTCTTCACTGAGTAACGATCGCAGTCGGCAATCCAAGTTGGCCAACCTCCCTCCTCAGGCACTGAAACACCTGTGGATCCGAACTGCACTAATAGAGAAGCTCCTGGACAAGATTGTCCTGTATTTGGTGGAGAACAGCAG TACATTCTATGAGAAAGAAGCCATGCTGATGGATCCTGTGGATGGACCAATTCTTGCATCTCTGTTGG TTGGCCCTTGTGCTTTGGAGTACACCAAAGTCAAGACTGCAGACCATTTCTGGACAGACCCGTCTGCTGATGAGCTCGTACAACGGCATCGCATCCACAGTGGCCACTGTCGGCAGGATTCTCCCTCCCGACGACCCGCCCTG ATCCAGAAGAGACAGTCCAGTGGTAGCATGGATGATCGCCCTCTCATGTGGGTGAGGGACTATGTTGAATCACTCCACCAAAACTCCAGAGCCACACttctgtttggaaaaaataaTGTTCTGGTGCAGCCg AGAGATGACATGGAGGCCATCCCAGGCTACCTCTCCCTACATCAAACTGCAGATCTCATGACACTGAAATGGACGCCCAACCAGCTGATGAATGGCAATGTGGGGGAGCTCGATTCTGAGAAAAG CGTTTATTGGGACTATGCTATGACTATTCGTTTGGATGAGATTGTGTATCTCCACTGTCATCAGCAAG TGAACAGTGGTGGGACAGTAGTGTTGGTGAGCCAGGACGGGATCCAGAGACCTCCTCTACATTTCCCCAAAGGAGGCCACCTGCTGCAGTTTCTGACCTGCCTGGAGACCGGCCTGCTACCCCATGGGCAGCTGGACCCACCACTCTGGAATCAGAGAGGAAAG gGAAAGGTTTTCCCCAAATTGCGAAAGAGGAGTCCACATGGCTCATGTGACTCTGTATCAGATAAAGAAGATGATGAAGCAACCGATTATGTGTTTCGGATCCTCTTTCCTGGCAATCAGATGGAGTTCA TGGCTCTAGAGCTGATGGACCAGGGCATGAACATGTGGCAACCGACCCCCAGAAAGTCCTCGTGCTCTTCCTGCTCTCAGAATGGCTCATCTGATGGCTCTCTTCCTAATGGCTGTAATCAAGAAAG GGCTCCCTTAAAGCTCCTTTGTGACACCATGAAGTACCAGATAATCTCCCGTGCTTTCTATGGAT GGCTTGCATACTGCCGTCATCTGTCCACAGTTCGTACCCACCTTTCTGCTCTGGTCAATACCATTATCGTTGATCCTGATGTGCCCTGTGATGCTCGCGGAGGCCTCTCTGTGGAGGTCTGGGGCAGGTTCCTCAAGGACAGCTCT GCCTATGAGGAACAAGAGATACACAGGCTTGTGTATTTTGGCGGTGTGGCTCCTTCACTGCGCAAAGAGGTCTGGCCATTCCTGTTGGGACACTACCAGTTCAACATGACGGAGAAATCCAGGCTGGAG ATTGATGAGCAGATGCGCACCATGTATGAGCAGACTATGAAGGAGTGGCAGGGTTGTGAGGCCATTGTCcgtcagagggagagagagaaacacgcTGAGGCCCTCGCCAGATGTTCGTCCGGAGCCAGTGTGGAAAGAGGACCAGTTCAGCGGGACTCCACCATCAGTACAGAT TCGTCTATAAGTAGCAGTTCAGATCATCAGAATACCAACTCACAAAGTGATTCCAGCAGTAGCACTCAG GTGTTTGCATCGGTTGAGGCGGTGGATCAGAGTGAGACTGAGCCCAGACCTGAAGAAGGAGAGATACAACACAGTAGTCCAGTGAAGGACATCCCAAAAGACACCGCAGACTCTCCACAGCTTCCCTCCTGCGACCCCTCCTCCCCAAGTCTTTCAAACCTACCTACAGGTTCAGCCAGCAGCCCTCCTGTAACTGAATCAGCTGTTGGCTCTACAACCTCTCAGCAATCAGCAGAAGCATCAGAGGTCTTAAATGAGCAAAGTACAACTGGATCACAGCCAGCGGGGGAGGATGCACTTGACTTGGTAGCCAAGGACAAAGTtttagagacagagaggatggAGACAGTCTCAGAAAGCGATGCGGTTGAGGACTCTGGAATCAGTAAGTCACAAGAGATATCTGAAGCTGAAGAAAAACCTGAAGTAGTAGAAAAGGATACAACAACAAATGAGCAATCTGAAGTTTCAAAAGCAGTAGACACAAATATGAACTTGAGATCCGCTCCAGAGAATACTAATGTTCTTAAGCTAGAAACAGAGATTCATAACGAGTATTTCCAAGCACCTCCACTCGGGCAGACCTTGACTTTTCAAGCGCACAAGGGCAAAGATCATGAAGTAGAGTCATTTTGTCTGCTCACAGCAGAAAAAGATACTAATCCGCCCATTGAAAAAAAGCCAGAGACTtctgagaaaacagaaacaacatctGAAAGAATCCCGTCAGAAATAATCAAGGCCTGTACCACAGGGTCAGAAAGAAAGGATGCTGAAGTAACAGTTTCTGACTTGGCTGAAACCAAAAAAGACAAAGCTGCAGAAATTCCATTTGAGAAACCTGGATCAAATTCACCTGTCAGACAAGTACTGAATGCTCTTCAGTCAGCATCGAGAGGGAGCCTTTCATTAGCGTCCCACTCTAGGCAGTCTCCAGACACGGCAGACTCAGATGACTCTCCTTCTGCCTTGGAAATGGAGGACATTCCTGCAGGGATAACATGTTTGACCTCTGAGGATATTAAGGCCAGGCCTTTGGCAGGCCTTGCCGCACCCCCTGTCTTGCTGGCACAGAGAGACAAAATGGGATCTGAGGATCTTGTCCTCGATCACCATCTGGACACAGCTTGTAACACCAGTCCTGAGGGCACAGACCTGGGCCTTTCTGAAGAGGAGCCAGAGATGGAGAATGTGCTCACTGCAGCAGAGTCCGCAGAGGTCGGAGGAGACTCCAAACATGACGAATCCTCAGATGAGCAAACCTATTCT CAAGAAACACTGGACATGTACTTGATCAACTTACATCGCATTGACAAAGATGTCAGACGTTGTGACAGAACATATTGGTACTTCACTCCTGAGAACTTGGAGAAGCTGCGTAACATCATGTGCAG TTACGTGTGGCAACATCTGGATACGGGTTACGTCCAGGGCATGTGTGATCTGCTGGCTCCCCTTCTGGTTATTCTAGATGATG AGGTCATGGCATTTAGCTGCTTCACTGAACTGATGAAGAGAATGAACCAGAACTTTCCTCATGGAGGTGCCATGGACTCTCACTTTGCCAATATGCGTTCTCTTATCCAG ATCCTGGACTCTGAGCTGTTTGAACTGATGCAGCAGAATGGAGACTATACCCACTTCTACTTCTGTTATCGCTGGTTTCTACTGGACTTCAAAAGAG AGATGGTGTATGATGACGTGTTCTCCGTTTGGGAAACTATCTGGGCGGCCAAGTACACCTCCTCTGAGCACTTTGTGCTCTTCATAGCGTTGGCACTTGTGGAGATGTACAGAG
- the sgsm1b gene encoding small G protein signaling modulator 1 isoform X1 has translation MFSLVTEAETRQKLLRNVKKEVKQIMEEAVTRKFVHADSSHIISFCAVVEACVLHGLKRRIAGLLCTNKVAALFMKVAKSFSPAEELCHKVQELEQLIENSKQNNSSLSNDRSRQSKLANLPPQALKHLWIRTALIEKLLDKIVLYLVENSSTFYEKEAMLMDPVDGPILASLLVGPCALEYTKVKTADHFWTDPSADELVQRHRIHSGHCRQDSPSRRPALIQKRQSSGSMDDRPLMWVRDYVESLHQNSRATLLFGKNNVLVQPRDDMEAIPGYLSLHQTADLMTLKWTPNQLMNGNVGELDSEKSVYWDYAMTIRLDEIVYLHCHQQVNSGGTVVLVSQDGIQRPPLHFPKGGHLLQFLTCLETGLLPHGQLDPPLWNQRGKGKVFPKLRKRSPHGSCDSVSDKEDDEATDYVFRILFPGNQMEFMALELMDQGMNMWQPTPRKSSCSSCSQNGSSDGSLPNGCNQERAPLKLLCDTMKYQIISRAFYGWLAYCRHLSTVRTHLSALVNTIIVDPDVPCDARGGLSVEVWGRFLKDSSAYEEQEIHRLVYFGGVAPSLRKEVWPFLLGHYQFNMTEKSRLEIDEQMRTMYEQTMKEWQGCEAIVRQREREKHAEALARCSSGASVERGPVQRDSTISTDSSISSSSDHQNTNSQSDSSSSTQVFASVEAVDQSETEPRPEEGEIQHSSPVKDIPKDTADSPQLPSCDPSSPSLSNLPTGSASSPPVTESAVGSTTSQQSAEASEVLNEQSTTGSQPAGEDALDLVAKDKVLETERMETVSESDAVEDSGISKSQEISEAEEKPEVVEKDTTTNEQSEVSKAVDTNMNLRSAPENTNVLKLETEIHNEYFQAPPLGQTLTFQAHKGKDHEVESFCLLTAEKDTNPPIEKKPETSEKTETTSERIPSEIIKACTTGSERKDAEVTVSDLAETKKDKAAEIPFEKPGSNSPVRQVLNALQSASRGSLSLASHSRQSPDTADSDDSPSALEMEDIPAGITCLTSEDIKARPLAGLAAPPVLLAQRDKMGSEDLVLDHHLDTACNTSPEGTDLGLSEEEPEMENVLTAAESAEVGGDSKHDESSDEQTYSQETLDMYLINLHRIDKDVRRCDRTYWYFTPENLEKLRNIMCSYVWQHLDTGYVQGMCDLLAPLLVILDDEVMAFSCFTELMKRMNQNFPHGGAMDSHFANMRSLIQILDSELFELMQQNGDYTHFYFCYRWFLLDFKREMVYDDVFSVWETIWAAKYTSSEHFVLFIALALVEMYRDIILENNMDFTDIIKFFNEMAERHNVPQVLMMARDLVHKVQTLIENK, from the exons ATGTTTTCTCTTGTGACAGAGGCCGAGACGCGTCAGAAATTGCTGCGCAATGTGAAAAAAGAG GTGAAACAAATTATGGAGGAGGCAGTAACGAGGAAATTTGTGCACGCAGACAGCAGCCACATCATATCCTTCTGTG ctgTAGTGGAGGCCTGTGTGCTTCATGGACTGAAGCGTCGTATCGCAGGCCTGCTGTGTACTAACAAGGTAGCAGCACTCTTCATGAAGGTGGCAAAAAGCTTTTCACCCGCTGAAGAACTCTGCCACAAGGTCCAGGAGCTGGAACAGCTCATCGAAAACAG caaGCAGAACAATTCTTCACTGAGTAACGATCGCAGTCGGCAATCCAAGTTGGCCAACCTCCCTCCTCAGGCACTGAAACACCTGTGGATCCGAACTGCACTAATAGAGAAGCTCCTGGACAAGATTGTCCTGTATTTGGTGGAGAACAGCAG TACATTCTATGAGAAAGAAGCCATGCTGATGGATCCTGTGGATGGACCAATTCTTGCATCTCTGTTGG TTGGCCCTTGTGCTTTGGAGTACACCAAAGTCAAGACTGCAGACCATTTCTGGACAGACCCGTCTGCTGATGAGCTCGTACAACGGCATCGCATCCACAGTGGCCACTGTCGGCAGGATTCTCCCTCCCGACGACCCGCCCTG ATCCAGAAGAGACAGTCCAGTGGTAGCATGGATGATCGCCCTCTCATGTGGGTGAGGGACTATGTTGAATCACTCCACCAAAACTCCAGAGCCACACttctgtttggaaaaaataaTGTTCTGGTGCAGCCg AGAGATGACATGGAGGCCATCCCAGGCTACCTCTCCCTACATCAAACTGCAGATCTCATGACACTGAAATGGACGCCCAACCAGCTGATGAATGGCAATGTGGGGGAGCTCGATTCTGAGAAAAG CGTTTATTGGGACTATGCTATGACTATTCGTTTGGATGAGATTGTGTATCTCCACTGTCATCAGCAAG TGAACAGTGGTGGGACAGTAGTGTTGGTGAGCCAGGACGGGATCCAGAGACCTCCTCTACATTTCCCCAAAGGAGGCCACCTGCTGCAGTTTCTGACCTGCCTGGAGACCGGCCTGCTACCCCATGGGCAGCTGGACCCACCACTCTGGAATCAGAGAGGAAAG gGAAAGGTTTTCCCCAAATTGCGAAAGAGGAGTCCACATGGCTCATGTGACTCTGTATCAGATAAAGAAGATGATGAAGCAACCGATTATGTGTTTCGGATCCTCTTTCCTGGCAATCAGATGGAGTTCA TGGCTCTAGAGCTGATGGACCAGGGCATGAACATGTGGCAACCGACCCCCAGAAAGTCCTCGTGCTCTTCCTGCTCTCAGAATGGCTCATCTGATGGCTCTCTTCCTAATGGCTGTAATCAAGAAAG GGCTCCCTTAAAGCTCCTTTGTGACACCATGAAGTACCAGATAATCTCCCGTGCTTTCTATGGAT GGCTTGCATACTGCCGTCATCTGTCCACAGTTCGTACCCACCTTTCTGCTCTGGTCAATACCATTATCGTTGATCCTGATGTGCCCTGTGATGCTCGCGGAGGCCTCTCTGTGGAGGTCTGGGGCAGGTTCCTCAAGGACAGCTCT GCCTATGAGGAACAAGAGATACACAGGCTTGTGTATTTTGGCGGTGTGGCTCCTTCACTGCGCAAAGAGGTCTGGCCATTCCTGTTGGGACACTACCAGTTCAACATGACGGAGAAATCCAGGCTGGAG ATTGATGAGCAGATGCGCACCATGTATGAGCAGACTATGAAGGAGTGGCAGGGTTGTGAGGCCATTGTCcgtcagagggagagagagaaacacgcTGAGGCCCTCGCCAGATGTTCGTCCGGAGCCAGTGTGGAAAGAGGACCAGTTCAGCGGGACTCCACCATCAGTACAGAT TCGTCTATAAGTAGCAGTTCAGATCATCAGAATACCAACTCACAAAGTGATTCCAGCAGTAGCACTCAG GTGTTTGCATCGGTTGAGGCGGTGGATCAGAGTGAGACTGAGCCCAGACCTGAAGAAGGAGAGATACAACACAGTAGTCCAGTGAAGGACATCCCAAAAGACACCGCAGACTCTCCACAGCTTCCCTCCTGCGACCCCTCCTCCCCAAGTCTTTCAAACCTACCTACAGGTTCAGCCAGCAGCCCTCCTGTAACTGAATCAGCTGTTGGCTCTACAACCTCTCAGCAATCAGCAGAAGCATCAGAGGTCTTAAATGAGCAAAGTACAACTGGATCACAGCCAGCGGGGGAGGATGCACTTGACTTGGTAGCCAAGGACAAAGTtttagagacagagaggatggAGACAGTCTCAGAAAGCGATGCGGTTGAGGACTCTGGAATCAGTAAGTCACAAGAGATATCTGAAGCTGAAGAAAAACCTGAAGTAGTAGAAAAGGATACAACAACAAATGAGCAATCTGAAGTTTCAAAAGCAGTAGACACAAATATGAACTTGAGATCCGCTCCAGAGAATACTAATGTTCTTAAGCTAGAAACAGAGATTCATAACGAGTATTTCCAAGCACCTCCACTCGGGCAGACCTTGACTTTTCAAGCGCACAAGGGCAAAGATCATGAAGTAGAGTCATTTTGTCTGCTCACAGCAGAAAAAGATACTAATCCGCCCATTGAAAAAAAGCCAGAGACTtctgagaaaacagaaacaacatctGAAAGAATCCCGTCAGAAATAATCAAGGCCTGTACCACAGGGTCAGAAAGAAAGGATGCTGAAGTAACAGTTTCTGACTTGGCTGAAACCAAAAAAGACAAAGCTGCAGAAATTCCATTTGAGAAACCTGGATCAAATTCACCTGTCAGACAAGTACTGAATGCTCTTCAGTCAGCATCGAGAGGGAGCCTTTCATTAGCGTCCCACTCTAGGCAGTCTCCAGACACGGCAGACTCAGATGACTCTCCTTCTGCCTTGGAAATGGAGGACATTCCTGCAGGGATAACATGTTTGACCTCTGAGGATATTAAGGCCAGGCCTTTGGCAGGCCTTGCCGCACCCCCTGTCTTGCTGGCACAGAGAGACAAAATGGGATCTGAGGATCTTGTCCTCGATCACCATCTGGACACAGCTTGTAACACCAGTCCTGAGGGCACAGACCTGGGCCTTTCTGAAGAGGAGCCAGAGATGGAGAATGTGCTCACTGCAGCAGAGTCCGCAGAGGTCGGAGGAGACTCCAAACATGACGAATCCTCAGATGAGCAAACCTATTCT CAAGAAACACTGGACATGTACTTGATCAACTTACATCGCATTGACAAAGATGTCAGACGTTGTGACAGAACATATTGGTACTTCACTCCTGAGAACTTGGAGAAGCTGCGTAACATCATGTGCAG TTACGTGTGGCAACATCTGGATACGGGTTACGTCCAGGGCATGTGTGATCTGCTGGCTCCCCTTCTGGTTATTCTAGATGATG AGGTCATGGCATTTAGCTGCTTCACTGAACTGATGAAGAGAATGAACCAGAACTTTCCTCATGGAGGTGCCATGGACTCTCACTTTGCCAATATGCGTTCTCTTATCCAG ATCCTGGACTCTGAGCTGTTTGAACTGATGCAGCAGAATGGAGACTATACCCACTTCTACTTCTGTTATCGCTGGTTTCTACTGGACTTCAAAAGAG AGATGGTGTATGATGACGTGTTCTCCGTTTGGGAAACTATCTGGGCGGCCAAGTACACCTCCTCTGAGCACTTTGTGCTCTTCATAGCGTTGGCACTTGTGGAGATGTACAGAG